One genomic window of Nicotiana sylvestris chromosome 10, ASM39365v2, whole genome shotgun sequence includes the following:
- the LOC104221353 gene encoding purine permease 1-like, whose translation MEHQGLSTTMRRILLLINCLILAVDICGGPLMMRLYYVEGGSRIWFSSWLQTAGWPITLIPLVILYFYRQKTEGTNAKYYLITPRIFIASFIIGVVTGLDDFLYSWGGSKLPVSTSSLLLAAQLAFTAIGAFFIVKLKFTPYSINAVVLLTLGAVLLGVRSNGDRPEGVTSKAYIIGFMMTLLAAALYGVILPCIELIYLKAKQAITATLVLEIQMVMCFAATAFCTVGMIVNNNFKAISREAKQFNLGEARYYTVIVWTTIVWLCFFVGVIGVIYCSSSLMSGVMIAVLLPVTEVLAVVFFRENFLVEKGLALFLCLWGFVSCFYGEFRQTKKQKNKSLKSEMTTTRTV comes from the exons ATGGAACATCAAGGATTAAGCACCACTATGAGGAGAATCCTCCTGCTGATTAATTGTTTAATACTCGCAGTTGATATCTGCGGTGGTCCTCTAATGATGCGTTTATATTATGTTGAGGGAGGTTCAAGAATATGGTTTAGCAGTTGGTTACAAACTGCTGGATGGCCAATCACTCTTATACCTCTTGTCATCCTATACTTCTATCGTCAAAAAACCGAAGGCACTAATGCCAAGTATTACTTGATAACACCCCGAATTTTCATCGCATCTTTCATCATTGGCGTTGTCACTGGTCTTGATGATTTTCTTTATTCGTGGGGCGGGTCAAAACTTCCCGTATCAACCTCTTCACTTCTCCTTGCTGCTCAACTTGCCTTCACGGCAATAGGTGCTTTCTTTATAGTGAAGCTGAAGTTCACACCTTACTCTATCAATGCAGTAGTTCTGTTGACACTTGGTGCTGTTTTATTAGGTGTTCGATCTAATGGTGATCGGCCAGAGGGTGTGACAAGTAAAGCCTATATTATTGGTTTTATGATGACACTTCTGGCAGCAGCTTTATATGGAGTCATTTTGCCTTGtattgagttgatttacttgaaggCAAAGCAAGCTATTACTGCTACGTTAGTATTAGAGATTCAAATGGTCATGTGTTTTGCTGCTACTGCTTTTTGCACAGTAGGAATGATCGTTAATAACAACTTCAAG GCAATATCAAGGGAGGCAAAACAATTTAATCTTGGAGAAGCTAGATATTATACAGTGATAGTATGGACTACCATTGTTTGGCTGTGCTTCTTTGTGGGTGTCATTGGAGTCATTTACTGTTCTTCTTCTTTAATGTCTGGTGTTATGATCGCAGTTTTACTTCCTGTTACTGAGGTATTAGCTGTAGTTTTCTTTAGGGAAAATTTTTTAGTTGAAAAGGGCCTTgctcttttcctttgtctttggGGTTTCGTCTCATGCTTTTATGGAGAATTCAGgcaaacaaagaagcaaaagaaCAAAAGTCTAAAATCTGAGATGACAACGACGCGTACAGTTTGA